A stretch of Limanda limanda chromosome 7, fLimLim1.1, whole genome shotgun sequence DNA encodes these proteins:
- the zgc:162200 gene encoding protein bicaudal D homolog 2, which translates to MLEADADPAGAAVELEGEAEMGSGDLKTEVVRLSLELEEATEEKLQAARYGLEVLEESAALKTKHRQLEEEHEALKGELQQLKEAFLDSVSSQKRAAADGECREENLLQETATKEAALATRIEEVQAELKQSRLALGNAHAEIDRLGVVSTQLKKECECLEAEKGHLRDEMKEYKVRELRQLQDNGELEEENTSLQKQVSVLKENQVEFESMKLELTQKNEEQDELRAQLEEAGRLREIAEMQLDEALEALKEEREQKNSLRRELSSLTLHPFDTVGNLELHLDQLDDSQERGQGGEGAGEDQDSGYNNGPGSAPNSAHPPHLGGSKSNGLIHCSTPRTSDVFLRAPASGLVSDLLSELHFSDSQKLKQQLLQAEREKSGLSSKVEELQMQLVMSRQALSQQVDKVGSLTQQLEAVQSSQQNHQEAEDGGDDGDAEIDEGGNGVFDYEVDTKSKEVLEARMRSASEELLKVRDELTQAGTRYNTLEHRYKHEKDRWRGEAQELADKIRQCIKSSKQDQDRISELEKEIGATRKVAIDSEGHLTVAQEELLAFSEELSNLYHHICVCNNLTPKRVTLDYYRDGARASGSASNARRAHQLYLQQNAQKKTRPNEMFVSKAAALQFMGEVDSAGTSGDSPNCPGSPTLDFRDPSNVRNLVAVIRCQIKHLRVAVDLCRQRGAMPYSGLSISGESERDAESLLEEVLKLKSLLSTKREQIATLRTVLKANKQTAELALSNLKTKYETEKSMVSETMMKLRNELKALKEDAATFSSLRVMFASRCDQYVTQLDEMQRQLVAAEDEKKTLNSLLRMAIQQKLALTQRLEDLETPLSPHSLNSSPRRSRAKELATKSGRASRSPRSSPARPQLRSSPRASPVLGVPAMATHHLRALTRSLHTSPR; encoded by the exons ATGCTGGAGGCAGACGCAGACCCAGCAGGAGCAGCCGTGGAGTTAGAAGGGGAGGCAGAGATGGGGAGCGGAGACTTGAAGACGGAGGTGGTGCGGCtgtctctggagctggaggaggccacGGAGGAGAAGCTCCAGGCCGCCCGCTACGGcctggaggtgctggaggagagtGCTGCTCTCAAGACCAAACACAGGCAACTGGAGGAGGAGCATGAAGCCCTCAAaggggagctgcagcagctcaaagAG gcaTTTTTAGATTCTGTTAGCAGCCAGAAGCGTGCAGCGGCTGATGGAGAGTGCCGGGAGGAAAATCTTCTGCAGGAGACTGCCACTAAGGAGGCTGCCTTGGCAACCCGCATAGAGGAAGTGCAGGCCGAGCTCAAGCAGTCACGCCTTGCTCTGGGCAATGCACATGCAGAGATCGATAGATTGGGGGTAGTCTCCACCCAGTTAAAGAAG GAGTGTGAGTGTCTGGAGGCGGAGAAGGGCCATCTGAGGGACGAGATGAAGGAATACAAAGTACGTGAGCTACGCCAGTTGCAGGACAATGGCGAGcttgaagaagaaaacacatcgCTGCAAAAACAGGTGTCTGTGTTGAAAGAAAACCAG GTCGAGTTTGAATCAATGAAGCTGGAGCTGACCCAGAAGAACGAGGAGCAGGATGAGTTGCGAgctcagctggaggaggcagggaggctGAGGGAGATCGCAGAGATGCAGCTGGATGAGGCTCTGGAAgccctgaaggaggagagggagcagaaGAACAGTCTGCGGCGGGAGCTCTCCTCCCTGACCCTTCACCCCTTCGATACTGTGGGGAACCTGGAGCTCCACTTGGACCAGCTGGATGACAGCCAGGAGCGGGGCCAGGGGGGAGAGGGAGCGGGAGAGGACCAGGACAGCGGCTATAACAATGGTCCTGGCTCTGCTCCCAATTCTGCTCACCCTCCTCACTTGGGGGGCTCCAAAAGTAACGGCCTCATCCACTGCTCTACTCCGCGAACCAGTGATGTGTTCCTGCGTGCTCCAGCTTCCGGGCTGGTGTCCGACCTACTGAGTGAGCTGCACTTCTCAGACAGTCAGAAATTGAAACAGCAGCTCCTACAG GCTGAACGAGAGAAGTCCGGCCTGTCCAGCAaagtggaggagctgcagatgcAGCTGGTAATGTCCCGGCAGGCGCTGAGTCAGCAAGTGGACAAGGTTGGCTCCCTCACCCAGCAGCTGGAGGCCGTGCAGAGCAGCCAGCAGAACCACCAGGAGGCAGAAGACGGGGGGGATGATGGCGACGCGGAGATTGATGAAGGTGGCAATGGTGTCTTTGACTATGAGGTAGACACCAAGAGCAAGGAGGTGCTGGAGGCCCGCATGCGTTCAGCCAGCGAAGAGCTCCTGAAGGTGCGAGATGAACTGACTCAGGCAGGAACTCGTTATAACACGCTAGAGCACCGATACAAGCATGAGAAGGATCGCTGGCGGGGAGAGGCCCAGGAGCTGGCCGACAAGATCCGTCAATGCATCAAGTCCAGTAAACAGGACCAGGATCGCATCAgtgagctggagaaggagatcGGAGCCACGCGGAAAGTGGCGATCGATTCCGAAGGGCATTTAACCGTTGCCCAGGAAGAGCTGCTGGCGTTCTCTGAGGAGCTGTCCAACCTCTATCACCACATCTGTGTCTGCAACAACCTGACACCCAAGCGAGTCACCCTGGACTATTACCGTGACGGTGCCAGGGCGAGTGGCTCAGCGAGTAATGCAAGAAGAGCACACCAATTATACTTGCAGCAGAATGCCCAGAAGAAGACTCGGCCCAATGAGATGTTCGTCTCCAAAGCTGCAGCACTGCAGTTCATGGGAGAGGTGGACAGTGCAGGAACCAGTGGAGACTCTCCTAACTGCCCTGGGTCGCCCACCCTGGATTTCAGGGACCCTTCGAACGTTCGCAACTTGGTAGCTGTCATACGTTGTCAGATCAAACACCTCCGG GTGGCGGTTGACCTCTGTCGTCAGAGGGGTGCGATGCCTTACTCGGGGCTCAGCATCAGTGGGGAGTCGGAGCGGGATGCCGAGAGCCTCTTGGAGGAAGTTCTTAAACTCAAGTCCCTTCTCAGCACCAAGAGGGAACAGATAGCTACTCTAAGGACGGTGCTCAAGGCTAACAAACAG ACTGCAGAGTTGGCCCTGTCCAATCTGAAAACTAAGTATGAGACAGAGAAGAGCATGGTGTCCGAGACCATGATGAAGCTGCGGAATGAGCTGAAAGCCCTGAAGGAGGACGCCGCCACCTTCTCTTCCCTCCGAGTCATGTTCGCCAGTCG GTGTGACCAGTATGTCACTCAGCTGGATGAGATGCAGAGGCAGCTGGTAGCGGCTGAGGATGAGAAGAAGACACTGAATTCTCTCCTGCGCATGGCCATCCAGCAGAAGCTGGCTCTCACCCAGCGACTGGAGGATCTGGAGACGCCTCTGTCTCCCCACAGCTTGAACAGCAGCCCTCGCCGCTCCCGAGCCAAAGAACTGGCCACCAAGTCAGGCCGGGCCTCGAGGAGTCCCCGGAGCAGTCCTGCACGGCCGCAGCTGAGGAGCAGTCCGCGGGCAAGCCCGGTTCTCGGCGTTCCTGCCATGGCCACACACCACCTGCGAGCTCTAACCCGAAGCCTCCACACAAGCCCT CGCTGA